In Nymphaea colorata isolate Beijing-Zhang1983 chromosome 5, ASM883128v2, whole genome shotgun sequence, one genomic interval encodes:
- the LOC116254154 gene encoding receptor-like protein kinase HERK 1, with protein sequence MEKCVLLAVFILATVSCSTAFTPVDNYLIDCGSSTNTTVDGRNFFGDNPGSSFSVSTGENILGTTSSSPVAPVAGSALYRTARIFTRTSSYTFPIKSKGRHWVRLYFFPFTYQTYDLTTASFDVQTQDTVLLSNFRVQNTSSPVFKEYSVVVNSDSLVLSFVPLDNSVAFVNAMEVVSLPSGLISDDALTLNPLNSYKGLASVALETSFRLNMGGPVVSPATDSLQRTWASDQDFLLHKNAAINVTTSQILTYHTGGATPDTAPAIVYTTAQMMSPQNSATNLFNITWQFSLDFSYSYLVRMHFCDITSKALGQLIFNVYIGTSLAASDLDLSAQTQSLVTPRYFDFVLPATSGLGILTVSVGPSGVAAVSQNATLNGLEIMKFGMAPANPSSKGQKIGIIVGSLVGGIFLIGIITIIILKCRAKQKGQHSWVPSYINGGHGTGSKVSNATGNTLTSVQGTTVGYRFTLAELQEATKNFDEACVIGVGGFGKVYKGECKDGTIIAVKRANPGSQQGLKEFLTEIDTLSKFRHRHLVSLIGFCDEQSEMILVYEYMVNGTLKSRLYGSSLPSLSWKQRLEICIGAARGLHYLHTGSAQGIIHRDVKSANILLDENLLAKVSDFGLSKTGPDLDQTHVSTAVKGSFGYLDPEYFRRQQLTQKSDVYSFGVVLLEVLCARPAIDPSLPRERVNIVDWALKYQKKEQLAKVIDPCLVGTVDPRSLGKFWETILRCLAEYGSERPTIGDVLWNLEYALQLQESILAEPSNDSENHIIDLSVPTSRVSPYETEMANRNVASDHLSAISASNVFSQFMNNEGR encoded by the coding sequence ATGGAGAAATGCGTTCTTCTGGCTGTATTTATATTGGCTACTGTGAGCTGTTCTACTGCCTTTACGCCGGTGGACAATTACCTTATTGACTGTGGATCTTCCACGAATACCACCGTTGACGGTCGCAATTTCTTCGGCGACAATCCCGGCTCCTCGTTTTCTGTTTCGACAGGCGAGAACATTCTTGGCACCACAAGCTCCAGCCCAGTTGCTCCTGTCGCCGGATCGGCACTCTACCGGACGGCACGGATCTTCACCAGAACATCGTCTTATACATTTCCAATCAAGAGCAAAGGACGGCATTGGGTTCGTCTCTATTTCTTCCCTTTCACTTATCAGACGTATGATCTTACAACTGCAAGCTTTGATGTTCAGACACAAGATACTGTTCTTCTTAGCAATTTCCGGGTTCAAAATACCTCGTCTCCTGTGTTTAAGGAATATTCAGTTGTTGTAAATTCAGACAGTCTGGTTTTGAGTTTCGTTCCTTTGGATAATTCGGTAGCATTTGTTAATGCAATGGAAGTTGTTTCGCTTCCCTCCGGACTCATTTCAGACGATGCCCTGactttgaatcccttgaattcCTACAAGGGACTCGCATCTGTAGCTTTAGAGACGTCATTCAGACTGAATATGGGTGGTCCTGTAGTTAGTCCAGCCACTGACTCGCTTCAAAGAACATGGGCATCTGATCAGGACTTTTTGCTTCACAAAAATGCTGCTATTAACGTTACAACAAGTCAGATACTTACATATCATACGGGAGGTGCCACTCCAGACACTGCACCAGCCATTGTGTACACTACTGCTCAAATGATGAGTCCACAAAACTCTGCAACAAACTTGTTTAACATAACATGGCAGTTTTCATTGGATTTTAGTTACTCTTACTTAGTCCGAATGCACTTTTGTGACATAACTAGCAAGGCGTTGGGGCAGCTCATATTCAATGTTTACATTGGCACCTCTCTTGCAGCCTCTGATCTGGATCTATCTGCTCAAACACAATCCTTGGTAACCCCTCGTTATTTTGACTTTGTTCTGCCTGCCACTTCTGGTCTAGGCATCTTGACTGTCTCTGTTGGGCCCTCTGGTGTGGCAGCTGTTTCACAAAATGCTACTTTAAATGGATTGGAGATAATGAAGTTTGGCATGGCACCTGCAAATCCCTCTTCAAAGGGTCAGAAGATTGGGATAATTGTTGGTTCATTAGTGGGAGGTATTTTTCTGATTGGCATCATAACCATAATCATCTTAAAATGCCGGGCTAAACAAAAGGGTCAGCACTCATGGGTTCCTTCTTACATAAATGGGGGGCACGGCACGGGCAGTAAGGTTTCTAATGCAACTGGAAATACCCTAACATCGGTGCAGGGTACCACTGTTGGGTACCGGTTTACTCTGGCTGAGTTACAGGAAGCAACAAAGAACTTCGATGAAGCGTGTGTTATTGGAGTTGGTGGCTTTGGAAAGGTGTACAAGGGGGAATGCAAAGATGGAACAATAATAGCAGTCAAGCGAGCTAATCCTGGATCTCAACAGGGTCTCAAAGAATTCCTCACAGAGATTGATACGTTGTCTAAATTTCGTCATCGCCATCTAGTTTCGCTCATTGGCTTCTGTGACGAGCAGTCTGAAATGATCCTTGTATATGAGTATATGGTGAATGGAACCCTTAAGAGTCGTCTCTATGGGAGTAGTCTTCCCAGCCTGAGTTGGAAACAGAGGCTTGAGATTTGTATAGGAGCTGCAAGAGGTCTTCACTACCTTCATACCGGTTCTGCTCAAGGAATAATCCATCGTGATGTTAAGTCAGCTAATATTCTACTTGATGAAAACCTTCTGGCAAAGGTTTCAGATTTTGGGTTATCTAAGACGGGTCCTGATCTTGATCAAACCCATGTAAGCACAGCTGTCAAAGGGAGCTTTGGTTATCTAGATCCTGAGTATTTCAGAAGGCAGCAGCTGACACAAAAATCAGACGTCTATTCGTTTGGAGTTGTATTGCTTGAAGTCCTCTGCGCAAGGCCTGCAATTGATCCTTCACTTCCAAGGGAGAGGGTAAACATAGTCGATTGGGCATTGAAGTATCAGAAGAAGGAGCAGCTGGCTAAAGTTATTGATCCATGTCTTGTAGGTACTGTTGACCCTAGATCTCTTGGTAAATTTTGGGAGACAATTCTGAGGTGTTTGGCTGAATATGGTTCGGAGCGCCCCACAATAGGGGATGTGCTGTGGAACTTGGAGTATGCATTGCAGTTGCAGGAATCAATCCTTGCTGAGCCAAGTAATGATAGTGAAAATCACATCATTGATCTCTCAGTTCCAACATCACGTGTCAGTCCTTATGAAACTGAAATGGCTAACAGAAATGTGGCATCTGATCATCTCTCCGCCATATCAGCCAGCAATGTTTTCTCACAGTTTATGAACAATGAAGGACGATAG
- the LOC116254676 gene encoding uncharacterized protein LOC116254676 gives MDDIKFMKRPAVMGPVLRKERKKQVKDELDRLKLAEKKKRRLEKALAASAAIRLELEKKKQKKKEEQQRLDEEGAAIAEAVALHVLMDEKPEEHYTTLLDKKEMISTQVPANISVDFLTAPGNAAIPVCELDSMFPYQRCWKNSLGSRWDSDFIRSDCKQRDWERNQPVPRQCTGYDAIPGNFLGASDNGMWNANSCEGIFQVAEISGIIASQAVASLRIAEDVCSANLTAPDSGCNSHCIW, from the coding sequence ATGGATGATATCAAATTTATGAAGAGACCAGCAGTAATGGGACCTGTCTTgcggaaggaaaggaagaagcagGTTAAAGATGAGTTAGACCGTCTGAAGttggcagaaaagaaaaagaggcgCTTAGAGAAGGCACTTGCAGCATCTGCTGCAATTCGCTTAGAActtgagaagaagaaacagaagaagaaagaagagcaaCAAAGGCTAGATGAGGAAGGTGCAGCCATTGCTGAGGCAGTAGCTCTTCATGTTCTTATGGATGAAAAACCAGAAGAACATTATACAACTTTGTTGGATAAGAAGGAGATGATTAGTACTCAGGTGCCTGCCAATATTTCAGTTGATTTCCTTACTGCACCGGGAAATGCAGCCATCCCTGTGTGTGAGTTGGACAGTATGTTCCCTTATCAAAGGTGCTGGAAGAACTCCTTGGGTAGCAGATGGGATTCTGATTTTATTAGGTCTGACTGCAAACAGCGTGATTGGGAGCGAAACCAGCCTGTGCCTCGTCAGTGTACAGGCTATGATGCAATTCCTGGGAATTTCCTGGGTGCTTCTGATAATGGCATGTGGAATGCAAATTCATGTGAAGGGATCTTTCAAGTTGCTGAGATTTCAGGAATCATTGCATCACAAGCTGTTGCATCTCTCAGGATTGCTGAAGATGTCTGTTCTGCCAATCTAACTGCCCCAGACTCAGGTTGCAACAGCCACTGTATTTGGTGA
- the LOC116254882 gene encoding uncharacterized protein LOC116254882 produces MNSSCVYSCLEVHAPVRATYVNLYKWPESDAEFVRKVTQGGSHGRPREYQRIVDSYSCRQMYLRSYTFTRKETLHEKAKKCFGKMKNMDCSVRIMKGRNYVVKKAGRKMVTKTYDALVSMFFRILACTTVVDVVDPM; encoded by the coding sequence ATGAATTCTTCCTGTGTCTACTCCTGCCTCGAAGTTCATGCGCCGGTGAGAGCGACCTATGTGAATCTCTACAAGTGGCCTGAATCAGATGCTGAGTTTGTCAGGAAGGTCACCCAAGGTGGGAGCCATGGCAGGCCAAGGGAGTACCAGAGAATTGTGGATAGCTACTCCTGTAGACAGATGTACTTGAGGAGTTACACTTTCACAAGGAAGGAAACTCTGCATGAGAAGGCAAAGAAATGCTttgggaagatgaagaacatgGATTGCAGCGTGAGAATCATGAAGGGCAGGAACTACGTCGTCAAGAAGGCCGGCCGGAAAATGGTCACGAAAACTTATGACGCGTTGGTTTCTATGTTCTTCCGGATCTTGGCCTGCACCACCGTCGTTGATGTGGTCGATCCCATGTGA